In a single window of the Acinetobacter sp. CS-2 genome:
- the murD gene encoding UDP-N-acetylmuramoyl-L-alanine--D-glutamate ligase, protein MLIQRGGLKVVAGLGISGVAAVNFLHEHGYRVAVTDSRKTPPGHDQIPADVQTSFGQLDQDLLLQAEEIVISPGLDPKIAEIQAAIAQGIPVISEIQVLRRATDKPIVAITGSNAKSTVTTLIGLMAKDAGKKVAVGGNLGRPALDLTKDDPELYILELSSFQLETTSNLNAEVAVVLNMSEDHLDRHGDMFGYHTAKHRIFQGVKKVVFNRDDSLTRPLVPDTTPMQSFGLNAPDLNQYGILKEDNGTIWLARGRERLLKSTDMYIQGTHNVANALACLALGEAIGLPLDSMLETLKSFKGLEHRCEFVKEVNGVRYYNDSKGTNIGATLAAIDGLGAAIEPQQGKVAIILGGQGKGQDFTALRESLSKYAKVVVLIGEDRPIIEAAIEGTTTLLHAESLKEAVELCQQHTQAHDVVLLSPACASFDMFKGYSERGHQFVECVNTLA, encoded by the coding sequence ATGTTAATACAGCGTGGTGGATTAAAAGTTGTTGCAGGACTCGGAATTTCAGGTGTTGCAGCAGTCAATTTCTTACATGAACATGGCTACCGCGTTGCAGTAACAGATTCTCGAAAGACACCTCCCGGACATGATCAGATTCCTGCCGATGTTCAGACCAGTTTTGGTCAGCTTGATCAAGATCTGTTATTACAAGCTGAAGAAATTGTGATTAGTCCGGGGCTTGATCCAAAGATTGCAGAAATTCAGGCAGCGATTGCCCAAGGCATTCCGGTAATCAGTGAAATTCAGGTTTTGCGCCGTGCCACCGATAAACCGATTGTTGCAATTACCGGTTCAAATGCCAAAAGTACCGTAACGACTCTGATTGGCCTAATGGCTAAAGATGCCGGCAAGAAAGTGGCGGTAGGCGGTAACCTGGGTCGTCCTGCACTGGATTTAACCAAAGATGACCCTGAACTGTATATTCTGGAATTGTCCAGCTTCCAGTTGGAAACTACCTCCAATTTAAATGCCGAAGTGGCAGTGGTACTCAACATGAGTGAAGATCATCTTGATCGTCATGGCGATATGTTTGGTTATCACACTGCAAAACATCGTATTTTCCAGGGCGTGAAAAAAGTCGTGTTTAACCGTGATGATTCACTTACTCGTCCACTGGTTCCAGATACGACACCCATGCAGAGCTTTGGTCTGAATGCACCGGATTTAAATCAGTACGGCATTTTAAAAGAAGATAATGGCACGATCTGGCTGGCACGTGGTCGTGAACGCCTGTTAAAAAGCACAGATATGTACATTCAAGGGACACATAATGTAGCCAATGCCTTGGCTTGCCTGGCTTTGGGTGAAGCGATCGGTTTGCCGCTGGACAGCATGCTGGAAACGCTGAAAAGCTTTAAAGGCCTAGAGCATCGCTGTGAATTTGTTAAAGAAGTCAATGGTGTTCGTTATTATAACGACTCTAAAGGCACCAATATTGGCGCAACCTTGGCGGCGATTGATGGTCTGGGTGCAGCAATTGAGCCACAACAGGGTAAAGTGGCGATCATTCTGGGCGGGCAGGGTAAAGGTCAGGATTTCACTGCTTTACGCGAGTCTTTAAGCAAATATGCCAAAGTCGTGGTGTTAATTGGTGAGGATCGTCCGATTATTGAAGCCGCCATTGAAGGAACCACGACATTGCTTCATGCCGAATCTTTAAAAGAAGCGGTGGAATTATGCCAGCAACATACCCAAGCCCATGATGTGGTGTTATTGTCACCTGCATGTGCAAGTTTTGATATGTTTAAAGGTTATAGTGAACGTGGGCACCAGTTTGTTGAATGTGTGAACACACTTGCTTAG